Proteins found in one Solitalea lacus genomic segment:
- a CDS encoding chromate resistance protein ChrB domain-containing protein, producing MKWITRERPKIDRIACPWLIRNFVDMDAEFIYVPKEQVFEKAKELQAIPYDIPGAEYSHEGEFCTFDYIIKKHQLTDPSLLQLAIIVRGADTDRFDIAPQAAGLWAISAGLSYNFQDDHQMLQIGLKIYDALYAWAKFAQGEKHIWNPLL from the coding sequence ATGAAATGGATAACGCGTGAACGACCCAAAATTGACCGAATTGCTTGCCCATGGCTAATTAGGAACTTTGTTGATATGGATGCGGAATTTATTTACGTACCGAAAGAGCAAGTTTTTGAGAAGGCAAAAGAGCTTCAGGCTATTCCATATGACATTCCCGGTGCTGAATACTCACACGAAGGCGAATTCTGCACATTCGACTACATTATCAAAAAACATCAATTAACCGATCCGTCCTTACTCCAATTGGCTATAATTGTCAGAGGGGCAGATACTGACCGGTTTGATATAGCCCCACAAGCTGCCGGGTTATGGGCAATCTCTGCAGGGCTCTCCTATAATTTTCAGGACGACCATCAGATGCTTCAGATTGGCTTAAAAATTTACGACGCTCTTTACGCCTGGGCAAAATTTGCACAAGGAGAAAAACACATATGGAACCCTCTGTTATAA
- the plsX gene encoding phosphate acyltransferase PlsX — MRIGLDVMGGDFAPKAAVLGAIETFKTLPADQHLVLIGDSNQVKEICAEVGFDVKNFELVHTDDVIGMGEHPTKAIVKKPNSSITVGFGLLKEGKIDTFSSAGNTGAMLVGAMFSVKAIPGVIRPCMPTIVPKLHGGVGVILDVGANADCKPDVLLQFGVLGKLLAENIYEVDNPKIGLLNIGEEEEKGNLLSLATYPLMKDTELFNFIGNVEGRDLFNDKADVIVCDGFTGNIVLKLAESFYVLTRKKGMKDEFFDRFNYEQYGGSPILGVNAPVVIGHGISSPKAIKHMLLLSRDLITSGLIDKIKQAFK; from the coding sequence ATGCGTATTGGTTTAGATGTGATGGGTGGAGATTTTGCTCCTAAAGCTGCTGTTTTAGGTGCTATTGAAACCTTTAAAACGCTGCCTGCCGACCAACATCTGGTTTTAATTGGCGACAGCAATCAGGTGAAAGAAATCTGTGCCGAAGTGGGCTTCGATGTGAAAAATTTTGAATTAGTTCACACCGATGATGTAATTGGTATGGGGGAACACCCCACCAAGGCCATCGTTAAAAAGCCTAACTCGAGTATTACCGTAGGTTTCGGATTGCTTAAAGAAGGAAAGATAGATACTTTTTCGAGTGCAGGTAATACCGGTGCAATGCTGGTAGGTGCTATGTTCTCGGTAAAAGCAATTCCTGGAGTAATCCGCCCTTGTATGCCAACCATTGTACCTAAGTTACATGGCGGTGTAGGTGTGATACTGGATGTAGGTGCAAATGCCGACTGTAAACCTGATGTATTGCTCCAATTTGGTGTTCTTGGTAAATTATTGGCCGAGAATATCTACGAAGTGGACAATCCGAAAATTGGCTTGTTAAATATCGGTGAAGAAGAGGAAAAAGGTAACTTACTAAGTTTAGCTACCTATCCTTTAATGAAGGATACCGAACTATTCAATTTCATTGGAAATGTTGAAGGACGAGATTTGTTCAATGACAAGGCCGATGTTATTGTTTGTGATGGCTTCACTGGTAATATTGTGTTGAAACTGGCAGAATCGTTTTATGTTCTTACCCGTAAAAAGGGTATGAAAGATGAATTCTTTGACCGCTTTAACTATGAGCAGTATGGAGGAAGTCCAATTTTAGGAGTTAATGCTCCTGTAGTAATAGGACATGGAATATCGAGCCCGAAAGCAATTAAGCATATGTTGCTGCTTTCACGCGATCTGATAACTTCAGGTCTTATTGATAAGATCAAACAAGCATTTAAATAA
- the rpiB gene encoding ribose 5-phosphate isomerase B, which yields MKIALGGDHAGFEYKKALIEVLEAQGVETKDFGPYSTDSVDYPDYVHPLAKSVLAKEADLGILICGSANGVAITANKHAGIRAAICWNPELAELARGHNDANVVCIPARFVSLDEAKEIAKKFISSPFEGGRHANRVNKIDCI from the coding sequence ATGAAAATTGCATTAGGTGGCGATCACGCTGGTTTCGAATACAAGAAAGCCTTAATTGAAGTGTTGGAAGCACAGGGAGTTGAAACGAAAGATTTTGGTCCTTATTCTACCGATTCTGTTGATTACCCTGATTATGTTCATCCTTTAGCTAAATCAGTTTTGGCTAAAGAAGCTGATTTAGGTATTTTAATTTGTGGCAGTGCCAATGGGGTAGCTATTACAGCTAACAAACATGCAGGTATTAGAGCTGCTATTTGCTGGAATCCTGAATTAGCAGAATTGGCAAGAGGACACAATGATGCAAATGTGGTATGCATACCGGCTCGTTTTGTTTCTTTGGATGAGGCGAAGGAAATTGCTAAGAAGTTCATTTCTTCACCTTTTGAAGGAGGCAGACATGCAAATCGTGTGAACAAAATTGACTGCATATAG
- the tatC gene encoding twin-arginine translocase subunit TatC: protein MSDNSRRNNLITKYVLKEKHTIESEMSFFDHLEELRWHLIRSIIAISVFTGLAFSYKEIIFDQIILGPKNPNFWTYRKMCEIAAKYNIPDFCVSKINFVIMNTELSGQFVIHLTSSILVGLALAFPYFIWELWRFIKPALQTSERRYANGLIFFASLLFGIGVLFGYYIIVPLTINFLGSYTVSAEIINQVSLDSYLSTVGTLSLGCGVTFELPIIIYFLSKVGIVTPKLLRGNRRFAIVLILLISAFITPSPDMMTQTIVAIPLFILFEISILVSASVARNRAKKEAEFYNS, encoded by the coding sequence ATGTCCGATAACAGTCGTAGAAATAACCTGATAACCAAATACGTTCTTAAAGAAAAACACACCATTGAGTCAGAGATGTCATTTTTCGACCACTTGGAAGAATTAAGGTGGCATTTGATTCGTTCTATTATCGCTATCTCAGTTTTTACCGGATTGGCTTTTAGCTATAAAGAAATCATCTTTGATCAAATAATTTTAGGGCCTAAAAATCCAAATTTCTGGACATATAGAAAGATGTGCGAAATTGCGGCCAAATACAATATACCTGATTTCTGTGTATCAAAGATCAATTTCGTGATTATGAATACGGAATTGTCCGGACAATTTGTTATTCACCTTACAAGTTCCATTTTAGTAGGTTTGGCTTTAGCCTTCCCCTACTTTATTTGGGAATTATGGAGGTTTATTAAGCCTGCTCTTCAAACTAGTGAACGGAGATATGCCAATGGATTAATCTTTTTTGCATCCTTACTCTTTGGAATAGGTGTCTTATTTGGTTATTATATCATTGTTCCGCTTACAATAAACTTTTTAGGCTCCTATACTGTAAGTGCCGAAATTATTAATCAGGTATCTCTTGATTCATATCTTTCAACGGTGGGGACACTTTCTTTGGGATGCGGTGTTACGTTTGAATTACCAATTATTATCTACTTTCTTTCTAAAGTGGGTATTGTTACGCCCAAATTATTGCGTGGTAACAGACGTTTTGCCATTGTTTTGATTTTACTTATTTCAGCGTTTATTACGCCAAGTCCGGATATGATGACGCAAACTATTGTAGCTATTCCGTTATTTATCTTGTTTGAAATCAGTATTTTAGTGTCGGCTTCTGTAGCGCGTAATAGAGCAAAAAAAGAAGCAGAATTTTACAATAGTTAA
- a CDS encoding NUDIX hydrolase: MSTDLHWQKVSSEYILNDQWATLRVDSCRMPNGKIIEPYYVLEYSDWVNAVALTEDNEVIMVHQYRHGAEQTMLEIVGGVIDPTDNSPEDTIKRELLEETGYEFDKVEQVAVLYPNPSTSSNKVYSFLATGGRKVSEQQLDHSEDILVELISINELKTLVMENKIPQAMHTSSIFYSLIKMGML; the protein is encoded by the coding sequence ATGTCAACAGACTTACATTGGCAGAAAGTGTCATCCGAATACATATTAAATGATCAATGGGCTACCCTACGAGTGGATTCATGTCGTATGCCCAATGGGAAAATTATTGAACCTTATTATGTTTTGGAATATTCAGATTGGGTAAATGCCGTTGCTCTAACTGAGGACAATGAGGTGATAATGGTACATCAATACAGGCATGGCGCCGAACAGACCATGCTAGAAATTGTTGGTGGTGTTATTGATCCGACCGACAACTCACCGGAGGATACAATCAAAAGAGAATTATTGGAGGAAACCGGTTATGAATTTGATAAAGTGGAGCAGGTTGCTGTTTTATACCCCAATCCATCAACGTCCTCCAATAAGGTTTATAGTTTCTTAGCCACTGGTGGCAGAAAAGTGAGCGAACAACAGCTGGATCATTCTGAAGATATTTTGGTGGAATTAATTTCTATCAATGAGTTAAAAACACTGGTTATGGAAAACAAAATTCCTCAAGCCATGCACACTTCATCCATATTTTATTCCCTGATTAAAATGGGAATGTTATAG
- a CDS encoding YceD family protein, with amino-acid sequence MRANLQVRTLKPDKEYIIPFVGLNFGDNQFEYVINKKFFDEYEYSLVKEGDVKVYLTFNKQENLFVLDFHLEGTIEVMCDRCLAPYPQNVNVREQQIVKLSDSDFDDSGEVIVIGRSSYEFDVAPLIYEYINLQVPIITACDGKQSFCDQTMLDKLNKLRTDEERSEDKPTDPRWDALKNFGDN; translated from the coding sequence TTGCGGGCTAATTTACAGGTACGTACATTGAAACCGGATAAAGAGTATATTATTCCTTTTGTTGGCTTAAATTTTGGTGATAACCAATTTGAATATGTTATCAACAAAAAGTTTTTCGATGAGTATGAGTATTCTTTGGTGAAAGAAGGAGATGTTAAAGTGTATTTAACATTCAATAAACAAGAAAATTTGTTTGTTCTTGACTTTCATCTTGAAGGTACCATTGAGGTTATGTGTGATCGTTGCCTGGCGCCATATCCTCAAAATGTGAATGTACGCGAGCAGCAAATTGTGAAATTGTCTGATTCGGATTTTGATGATAGCGGAGAGGTGATAGTGATTGGTAGAAGCTCGTATGAGTTCGACGTTGCTCCGTTAATTTATGAGTACATTAATTTGCAAGTGCCAATTATCACAGCATGTGATGGAAAGCAGAGCTTCTGTGACCAAACAATGCTTGATAAATTAAATAAGCTTCGCACTGACGAAGAAAGAAGTGAAGATAAGCCTACTGACCCTCGTTGGGATGCTTTGAAAAACTTCGGAGATAATTAA
- the accB gene encoding acetyl-CoA carboxylase biotin carboxyl carrier protein, with translation MEIKEIQELIKFVSKSGVNEVSIERKDFKITIKTTSQQTVQAVVQAVPAAAPVAAIPHVTAPAIPAAAPAAAPVAPVAPAASEENLITIKSPMIGTFYRQASPEKPSFVNVGDEIRPGQVLCIIEAMKLFNEIESEISGRIVKVLVENASPVEYDQPLFLVEPM, from the coding sequence ATGGAAATCAAGGAAATTCAGGAACTTATTAAATTCGTCTCTAAGTCAGGCGTTAATGAAGTTTCAATTGAACGAAAAGATTTTAAAATTACTATAAAAACTACTTCACAACAAACTGTACAAGCGGTTGTTCAGGCAGTTCCGGCTGCGGCCCCTGTAGCGGCAATTCCGCATGTAACAGCTCCTGCAATTCCTGCAGCAGCTCCAGCTGCCGCTCCTGTAGCACCAGTTGCTCCAGCTGCAAGTGAAGAAAACCTGATCACTATCAAATCGCCTATGATTGGTACTTTCTACCGTCAGGCAAGCCCTGAAAAACCTTCTTTTGTAAATGTAGGTGACGAAATTCGTCCAGGACAAGTATTATGTATCATTGAAGCTATGAAATTGTTTAACGAAATCGAGTCTGAAATTTCAGGTCGTATTGTTAAAGTTTTGGTTGAAAACGCAAGTCCGGTTGAGTACGATCAACCTTTGTTCTTGGTTGAGCCAATGTAA
- a CDS encoding chromate transporter: MEPSVITKQPAYSLFDLVRYFLRLGTTGFGGPIALVGYMHRDLVEKRQWITEDDYKEGLALAQLAPGPLAAQLGIYIGFVHYGVLGATIAGLAFVIPSFIMVVLLGIAYKLYGGLAWMQAVFYGVGSAVIGIIAISAYKLTKKSVGKAASAKKNWLLWFFYLSTALITILTEREEVLLFISAGMIYMIVKAPPLWLRKPGTASSFLLISSTLGQPESSILIKIAWFFTKAGAFVFGSGLAIVPFLHSGVVNEYGWLTEQQFIDAVAVAMITPGPVVITVGFIGYLVAGLQGACIAALATFLPCYLFTIIPAPYFKKIAANKSIKAFVDGITAAVVGALAGAVVVIALRTLIDIPTVLIAGISILTLLYIKKIQEPMIIAAAAAVGLILKLLI, encoded by the coding sequence ATGGAACCCTCTGTTATAACAAAACAACCCGCCTACTCATTATTTGACCTCGTTCGCTATTTCTTAAGATTAGGCACTACCGGATTTGGAGGCCCCATTGCTTTGGTTGGCTACATGCACCGTGATTTGGTAGAAAAACGGCAATGGATCACCGAAGATGACTACAAAGAGGGGCTGGCATTAGCTCAACTGGCTCCCGGTCCTTTGGCAGCTCAATTAGGAATCTATATTGGGTTTGTGCATTACGGCGTTTTAGGGGCCACCATTGCCGGACTAGCTTTTGTAATCCCTTCTTTCATTATGGTTGTGTTATTAGGCATAGCTTACAAACTTTACGGTGGACTGGCATGGATGCAAGCGGTTTTCTATGGAGTAGGCTCAGCAGTTATAGGCATCATAGCCATCAGCGCTTATAAATTAACTAAAAAATCAGTTGGTAAAGCCGCTTCGGCAAAAAAGAACTGGCTTTTATGGTTTTTTTATCTTTCAACAGCATTAATTACTATCCTGACTGAAAGAGAAGAAGTATTGCTTTTCATATCGGCAGGAATGATTTACATGATTGTTAAAGCGCCTCCACTTTGGCTCCGAAAACCGGGAACAGCTTCTTCTTTTTTATTGATCAGCAGTACACTAGGCCAACCTGAATCAAGTATACTGATCAAAATTGCATGGTTTTTCACAAAGGCAGGGGCATTCGTATTCGGAAGCGGATTGGCTATTGTTCCTTTTTTACACAGCGGTGTGGTTAATGAGTATGGCTGGCTTACTGAGCAACAATTTATTGATGCTGTGGCCGTTGCAATGATTACCCCTGGGCCGGTGGTAATTACGGTTGGATTTATTGGTTATTTAGTTGCGGGCCTTCAAGGGGCATGCATAGCAGCTTTAGCCACATTTTTGCCTTGTTATTTGTTTACCATTATCCCTGCACCTTATTTTAAAAAGATAGCCGCCAATAAAAGCATTAAAGCTTTTGTTGATGGAATCACAGCCGCCGTAGTTGGAGCTTTAGCTGGCGCTGTTGTGGTAATTGCATTGAGAACTCTTATCGATATTCCTACCGTTTTAATAGCAGGGATATCTATTCTAACCTTATTATATATTAAGAAAATTCAAGAACCGATGATCATTGCTGCTGCCGCTGCAGTTGGGCTTATCTTAAAACTCTTAATTTAA
- the rpmF gene encoding 50S ribosomal protein L32, with the protein MPNPKRKFSKSRRDKRRTHYKASATPLFVCKTTGAVHLPHRAYTVDGNLYYRGKLIVENTAQA; encoded by the coding sequence ATGCCAAATCCTAAGCGTAAATTTTCGAAGTCGAGAAGAGATAAGCGTAGAACTCACTACAAAGCATCGGCTACTCCGTTGTTCGTATGTAAAACTACCGGTGCTGTACACTTGCCTCACCGCGCTTACACAGTTGACGGTAACTTATACTACCGTGGTAAACTGATTGTTGAGAATACTGCACAAGCTTAA
- a CDS encoding isoaspartyl peptidase/L-asparaginase family protein yields MRSSETTIDTGNYALVIHGGAGTILKERMTSKKEAAYKAALTQALQAGYDILKKGGNSLDAVEAAVIVMEDSPLFNAGKGSVFTNEGKNEMDAAIMDGKSLMAGSVASVTTIKNPIIAAKTVMLKSPHVMMIGAGAEKFAKEQGLNIVDPSYFYTKERWEQLQNAKEKDKIQLDHTDSIKSHSFLKQPENHDYKYGTVGACALDIHGNLAAATSTGGMTNKRFGRVGDAPIIGAGTYANNNSCAVSCTGWGEFFIRNVVAHDVAALVEYKGLNLKDAAEEVVMKKVPALGGDGGLIAIDRKGNIAMPFNTAGMYRGYVKKDGQIVVEIYK; encoded by the coding sequence ATGAGATCCTCCGAAACAACTATCGATACAGGAAATTACGCTTTGGTAATTCATGGCGGAGCCGGTACTATTTTAAAGGAAAGGATGACGTCCAAAAAGGAGGCTGCATATAAAGCTGCGCTTACACAGGCCTTACAAGCCGGTTATGATATTTTAAAAAAAGGCGGTAATAGTTTGGATGCTGTAGAGGCAGCAGTTATAGTAATGGAAGATTCTCCCTTGTTTAATGCCGGAAAAGGGTCGGTATTTACCAATGAAGGAAAAAATGAAATGGATGCAGCTATTATGGACGGTAAAAGCCTGATGGCAGGTTCAGTTGCTTCGGTAACAACTATTAAAAATCCTATTATAGCAGCAAAAACTGTTATGTTAAAATCGCCTCACGTAATGATGATAGGGGCCGGAGCAGAGAAATTCGCCAAAGAACAGGGACTTAATATTGTTGATCCATCTTATTTTTACACGAAAGAACGTTGGGAGCAGTTACAAAATGCTAAGGAGAAAGATAAAATTCAGCTAGATCATACTGATTCAATTAAAAGTCATTCATTCCTGAAACAGCCTGAAAATCATGATTATAAATACGGAACGGTTGGGGCATGTGCGCTTGATATTCATGGTAATTTGGCAGCAGCTACTTCAACAGGAGGGATGACCAATAAACGTTTTGGCAGGGTAGGAGATGCTCCGATCATTGGAGCAGGTACCTACGCCAATAATAATAGCTGCGCAGTCTCATGCACCGGATGGGGAGAGTTTTTTATCCGTAATGTAGTAGCACATGATGTTGCCGCTTTGGTGGAGTATAAGGGGCTAAATTTAAAAGATGCTGCCGAAGAAGTAGTGATGAAAAAGGTGCCGGCCCTTGGAGGCGATGGGGGATTAATTGCTATTGACAGAAAAGGCAACATTGCTATGCCATTTAATACTGCCGGCATGTACAGGGGGTATGTAAAGAAGGATGGACAAATTGTAGTTGAAATTTATAAATAA
- a CDS encoding beta-ketoacyl-ACP synthase III produces the protein MSKISAAITSVFGYAPEDKLTNQDLEKMVDTNDEWILSRTGIKERRIQKEGATSDMGVKIMEGLLAKRGITPEEIDLVICTTATPDYVFPATANVICDKIGAKNAWGYDLSAACSGFIYGLTTGAQFIQTGMYKKVVIIGIDKMSSIIDYQDRATCIIFGDGGGAVLLEPNEEGLGFQDAILRSDGAGRQYLLMKAGGSAKPASRETVENREHFVYQEGKTVFKFAVTNMAETAAEVMERNNLTADDIAWLVPHQANKRIIDATADRCGVPAEKVMVNIERYGNTTNGTIPLCLWEWESQLKKGDNLILAAFGGGFTWGAVYIKWAY, from the coding sequence ATGTCAAAAATTAGTGCTGCAATAACTTCGGTTTTTGGTTATGCTCCAGAAGACAAGCTGACTAACCAAGACCTTGAAAAAATGGTTGATACTAATGATGAGTGGATCCTTTCACGCACAGGTATCAAAGAACGAAGAATTCAAAAAGAGGGCGCAACATCAGACATGGGCGTTAAAATCATGGAAGGATTACTTGCTAAACGCGGTATTACTCCTGAGGAAATTGACCTGGTGATTTGTACCACTGCGACCCCTGATTATGTTTTTCCAGCCACTGCCAATGTTATTTGTGATAAAATAGGTGCCAAGAATGCCTGGGGATATGACCTCAGCGCTGCTTGCTCGGGCTTTATTTATGGTTTAACTACCGGAGCTCAGTTTATCCAAACGGGTATGTACAAAAAAGTAGTGATAATTGGTATCGACAAAATGTCATCGATTATTGATTACCAGGACCGTGCTACCTGTATCATTTTTGGAGATGGTGGAGGAGCTGTTTTGCTAGAGCCAAATGAAGAAGGCTTAGGCTTCCAGGATGCGATTTTAAGAAGCGATGGCGCTGGTCGTCAGTATTTACTGATGAAAGCCGGAGGTTCTGCTAAACCTGCATCTCGTGAAACAGTTGAAAATCGTGAACACTTTGTTTATCAGGAAGGTAAAACCGTATTCAAATTTGCGGTTACCAATATGGCCGAAACAGCTGCTGAAGTAATGGAGCGTAATAACCTTACGGCCGATGATATTGCATGGTTGGTACCACACCAAGCTAACAAACGCATTATTGACGCAACAGCTGATCGCTGTGGAGTGCCTGCGGAAAAAGTGATGGTGAACATTGAACGCTATGGTAACACTACCAATGGAACTATTCCTTTATGTTTATGGGAATGGGAAAGCCAGCTGAAGAAAGGCGACAATCTTATTTTAGCAGCATTTGGTGGAGGCTTTACCTGGGGAGCTGTTTATATAAAATGGGCCTATTAA
- a CDS encoding chromate resistance protein ChrB domain-containing protein has protein sequence MKWITRERPKIDRLACPWLIKRFIDKEAEIIYVPFDQVKKQAELQKAIPFDVPEVEFTHYGENCSFDYFVEKYEIDDPAIHTMALIIRGADTDRHNLSQQSAGLWAISAGLAHNISNDQELLQQGLIIYDALYSWASYLQKEKHTQNPFEQLLLQALNAYLNEKKETKKRTPKWAKELKNIIQDQIDTQLSLSLKGLSKDLNVNPSYLSREFSKYFDDLSFGEYIRKLRIEKAIQLLQSPVYSLTEIAYLTGFSDQSHFTRIFKKHIGQSPSAFRKNLFKK, from the coding sequence ATGAAATGGATCACCCGTGAACGACCCAAAATTGATCGATTAGCCTGTCCTTGGTTAATTAAACGCTTTATTGATAAAGAAGCGGAAATTATTTACGTACCCTTTGACCAAGTAAAGAAACAGGCGGAATTACAGAAAGCCATTCCCTTCGACGTTCCAGAAGTTGAATTTACACATTACGGAGAAAACTGTAGCTTCGATTATTTCGTAGAAAAATACGAAATCGACGATCCAGCCATCCATACCATGGCATTAATTATCCGGGGAGCTGACACCGACCGGCATAACCTATCTCAACAATCAGCCGGACTCTGGGCCATTTCAGCAGGCTTGGCCCATAATATTTCTAATGATCAGGAGCTGCTTCAACAAGGACTGATAATTTACGATGCATTGTACAGCTGGGCAAGTTACCTTCAGAAAGAGAAACATACTCAAAATCCTTTTGAACAGCTTCTTCTGCAAGCATTGAATGCCTACCTTAATGAAAAGAAAGAGACAAAGAAACGTACTCCAAAATGGGCAAAAGAATTAAAAAACATCATTCAGGATCAAATTGACACTCAACTAAGCCTTAGTCTAAAAGGCTTATCTAAAGATCTAAATGTAAACCCATCATACCTATCGCGCGAATTCTCGAAGTATTTTGATGATCTATCATTTGGTGAATACATTCGTAAGCTTCGCATCGAAAAAGCGATTCAATTGTTGCAATCACCTGTTTACTCGTTAACAGAAATTGCATATCTAACGGGCTTTTCAGACCAAAGTCACTTTACACGCATCTTTAAGAAACACATAGGACAAAGCCCCTCAGCGTTCAGAAAAAATTTGTTCAAAAAGTAA
- the accC gene encoding acetyl-CoA carboxylase biotin carboxylase subunit produces MFKKILIANRGEIALRIIRTCKEMGIKTVAVYSTADRDSLHVRFADEAVCIGPAPSKDSYLNIPNIIAAAEITNADAIHPGYGFLSENAKFSGICRENGIKFIGASPEMINAMGDKSSAKETMKKAGVPTIPGSDGLLSDVSEGIKVANQIGYPVILKATAGGGGRGMRIVWKDEDFENAWDSARQEAGAAFGNDGIYLEKFVEDPRHIEIQIVGDQYGKVCHLSERDCSIQRRHQKLVEESPSPFMTDELRQKMGDAAISGAAAVNYEGAGTIEFLVDKHRNFYFMEMNTRIQVEHPVTEEVINYDLIKEQIKVAAGVPISGRSYLPTMHAIECRINAEDPLNGFRPSPGKITNFHSPGGHGVRVDTHVYSGYVIPPNYDSMIAKLITVAQTREEAISTMERALSEFVIEGIKTTIPFHIKLMQDPNFRAGNFTTKFMETFEMDK; encoded by the coding sequence ATGTTTAAAAAAATACTTATTGCCAATCGTGGAGAGATTGCGTTGCGTATTATTCGCACGTGTAAAGAGATGGGCATAAAAACAGTTGCAGTATACTCAACTGCTGACCGTGATAGTTTGCACGTACGTTTTGCAGATGAAGCGGTATGTATTGGTCCTGCTCCAAGTAAAGACTCATACTTAAATATCCCTAATATTATTGCTGCGGCGGAGATCACCAATGCCGATGCGATTCACCCAGGTTATGGCTTCTTGTCTGAAAATGCTAAGTTTTCAGGAATTTGCCGTGAAAATGGGATTAAATTCATTGGAGCCAGTCCGGAGATGATTAATGCCATGGGCGATAAATCATCTGCGAAAGAAACTATGAAAAAAGCAGGAGTACCTACAATTCCTGGTTCTGATGGCTTGTTGAGCGATGTTAGTGAAGGGATTAAAGTTGCAAACCAAATAGGTTATCCGGTAATTTTGAAAGCGACTGCCGGTGGTGGTGGTCGTGGTATGCGTATCGTTTGGAAAGACGAAGACTTTGAGAACGCTTGGGATTCAGCTCGTCAGGAAGCCGGTGCAGCTTTCGGTAACGATGGTATCTATCTTGAGAAATTTGTAGAAGATCCTCGTCACATCGAAATTCAGATTGTAGGTGACCAGTATGGAAAAGTTTGCCACCTTTCTGAGCGTGATTGTTCAATTCAGCGTCGTCACCAGAAGTTGGTAGAAGAGTCTCCTTCTCCGTTTATGACTGATGAACTACGTCAGAAAATGGGTGACGCAGCTATCTCAGGAGCAGCAGCTGTAAACTACGAAGGTGCAGGAACAATTGAGTTTTTGGTTGATAAACACCGTAACTTCTACTTCATGGAGATGAACACTCGTATCCAGGTAGAGCATCCGGTAACTGAAGAAGTTATCAATTACGACTTGATTAAAGAGCAGATTAAAGTAGCCGCTGGTGTGCCAATTTCTGGCCGTTCTTATCTGCCAACAATGCATGCTATCGAGTGCCGTATTAATGCGGAAGATCCTTTGAACGGTTTCCGTCCGTCTCCAGGTAAGATTACCAATTTCCACTCTCCGGGTGGTCATGGAGTGCGTGTTGATACTCACGTTTACTCAGGCTATGTTATTCCACCTAATTACGACTCAATGATTGCCAAGCTAATCACCGTGGCGCAAACACGTGAGGAAGCTATTTCTACAATGGAAAGGGCTCTTAGCGAATTCGTAATTGAAGGAATTAAAACTACAATTCCATTCCATATAAAATTGATGCAGGATCCAAACTTTAGAGCTGGTAACTTTACCACTAAGTTTATGGAAACCTTTGAGATGGATAAATAA